From a single Raphanus sativus cultivar WK10039 chromosome 3, ASM80110v3, whole genome shotgun sequence genomic region:
- the LOC108844212 gene encoding myrosinase, with product MKLLHGLALVFLLAAASCKADEEITCEENIPFTCSNTAKLSSKSFRKDFIFGVASSAYQIEGGRGRGVNVWDGFTHRYPEKAGSDLKNGDTTCESYTRWQKDVDVMGELNATGYRFSFAWSRIIPKGKVSRGVNQGGLEYYHKLIDALLEKNITPFVTLYHWDLPQTLQDEYEGFLDRQIIQDFKDYADLCFKEFGGKVKHWITINQLYTVPTRGYAIGTDAPGRCSPMVDSKHRCYGGNSSTEPYIVAHNQLLAHATIVDLYRTKYKFQKGKIGPVMITRWFLPYDESDPASIEAAERMNQFFHGWYMEPLTKGRYPDIMRQIVGSRLPNFTEEEAELVAGSYDFLGLNYYVTQYAQPKPNPYPSVTHTAMMDAGVKLTYDNSRGEFVGPLFVEDKDNGNSYYYPKGIYYVMDYFKTKYGDPLIYVTENGFSSPGSENRVQAIADYKRIDYLCSHLCFLRKVIKEKGVNVRGYFAWSLGDNYEFCKGFTVRFGLSYVNWDDIDDRNLKESGKWYQRFINGTAKNHAKQDFLRSSLSSQSQKKRLADA from the exons ATGAAGCTTCTTCATGGACTCGCTTTAGTTTTTCTATTAGCTGCTGCGAGTTGCAAAGCTGATGAAGAAATTACTTGCGAAGAGAACATACCATTCACATGTAGTAACACTGCTAAATTAAGCAGTAAAAGCTTCCGAAAAGACTTCATCTTCGGTGTTGCATCTTCTGCTTACCAG ATCGAAGGAGGGAGAGGTCGTGGTGTTAACGTTTGGGATGGCTTCACTCACCGATACCCTG AGAAAGCTGGGTCAGATTTGAAGAATGGAGACACTACTTGTGAGTCATATACGAGATGGCAG AAAGATGTAGACGTGATGGGCGAACTCAATGCTACTGGCTACAGATTCTCCTTTGCGTGGTCAAGAATCATTCCAA AAGGAAAGGTGAGTAGGGGAGTGAACCAAGGAGGTCTTGAATACTACCACAAACTCATAGATGCACTCCTCGAGAAGAATATAACGCCTTTCGTTACCCTCTACCACTGGGACCTTCCTCAAACACTCCAAGATGAGTATGAAGGTTTCTTGGACCGCCAGATCAT ACAAGATTTCAAAGATTACGCGGATCTATGTTTCAAAGAATTTGGTGGAAAGGTCAAGCATTGGATCACGATCAACCAGCTATACACAGTACCTACAAGAGGCTATGCCATCGGAACAGATGCACCTGGTCGATGTTCTCCTATGGTTGATTCCAAGCACAGGTGTTACGGCGGAAATTCTTCAACAGAACCCTACATCGTTGCACATAACCAGCTTCTTGCTCATGCCACCATCGTCGATCTTTACAGGACCAAATATAAG TTCCAAAAAGGGAAAATTGGACCTGTGATGATAACTAGATGGTTTCTTCCATATGATGAGTCTGATCCTGCCTCCATAGAAGCAGCTGAGAGGATGAACCAATTCTTCCATGgatg GTACATGGAGCCGCTAACAAAGGGTAGATACCCAGACATCATGAGGCAGATTGTGGGTAGTCGGCTTCCTAACTTCACCGAGGAAGAAGCCGAACTCGTTGCTGGTTCATATGATTTTCTTGGTCTCAACTATTACGTCACTCAGTACGCCCAGCCGAAACCGAACCCATATCCTTCAGTGACACACACTGCCATGATGGACGCTGGCGTAAAGCTCACAT ATGATAATTCACGTGGTGAATTTGTTGGTCCACTG TTCGTTGAAGACAAAGACAACGGTAACAGCTATTACTACCCAAAAGGGATTTATTATGTAATGGACTACTTCAAAACCAAATACGGCGACCCATTAATCTATGTCACCGAGAATG GATTTAGTAGTCCCGGTTCAGAAAACCGTGTGCAAGCTATTGCCGATTACAAGCGAATTGATTATCTATGCAGTCATCTATGTTTTCTCCGCAAGGTCATCAA gGAGAAGGGTGTCAACGTGAGAGGATACTTTGCATGGTCTCTTGGAGATAATTATGAATTCTGTAAAGGTTTTACCGTCAGATTTGGACTCAGTTATGTTAATTGGGACGATATCGACGATAGAAACCTCAAAGAATCGGGTAAATGGTACCAGAGATTCATTAACGGGACCGCTAAAAATCATGCGAAACAAGATTTCCTCCGCTCAAGCCTTTCATCCCAGAGTCAGAAGAAGAGGCTTGCTGATGCATGA
- the LOC108844979 gene encoding replication protein A 70 kDa DNA-binding subunit B-like, with product MSTLTTFHPLTKLRPFKSNWRVQVKCLHSWRQNTAFGDTFEMVLADQWGNKIQASCKKTLMYRVQRELSQGKWGVIENMQLNPAGGKFKTTRHRYKMTIADDTVVRGSDLKDDRLFLSPANYEDVQKATNVIGRVHELGNVQTVRAQGVDKKRVEFRLIDSQGNDLACCLWESYAEQIEAFVDEFKDQTIVCLLRFAKIQFFRGEAQITNAFGASRLYLNPTEPEVLELTESLSDAHLQLAPIEKSIGKKDGKRIAYDWNDAEIRSISEIIDGSQVEICKIICSIEEIDTDYAWFYIGCNRHRKRVNKLPNIDYEKLTKLDKPMFRCEVCNANIINVGPKFKLHLVVKDDTETCNLMLLGSVAQSIIGHSPEDLWDGSYAEIENPEILPEPILGLIGKSFCFGVSVCADNTTNGSDTFMVLELCSGDKVLSIETNSIATTDIGTSSSTMSSAGVLMLDSISSEDPKTPFSKRKEEDADLLDHSSTSKKPCTKMIKQEMTKTA from the exons ATGTCAACTCTCACTACTTTTCATCCTCTCACAAAACTACGCCCTTTTAAGAGTAACTGGCGAGTTCAGGTCAAGTGTTTACATTCTTGGAGGCAGAACACTGCTTTTGGTGATACATTTGAGATGGTTTTAGCAGACCAATGG GGAAATAAAATTCAGGCCTCTTGCAAAAAAACCCTTATGTACCGTGTTCAACGAGAGCTATCTCAAGGAAAATGGGGagttattgaaaatatgcaactCAATCCAGCTGGTGGCAAGTTCAAAACAACCAGACATCGCTACAAGATGACCATTGCTGATGACACTGTGGTAAGAGGTTCTGATCTAAAGGATGATCGTCTCTTCCTCTCTCCTGCCAATTATGAGGACGTTCAAAAGGCAACAA ATGTGATAGGTAGAGTTCATGAGCTTGGTAATGTTCAAACCGTCAGAGCACAAGGTGTAGACAAGAAAAGGGTCGAGTTTAGGTTAATTGACTCACA GGGAAACGACCTTGCATGTTGTCTGTGGGAAAGTTATGCTGAGCAAATAGAAGCATTTGTGGATGAGTTTAAAGATCAAACTATTGTTTGTTTGCTAAGGTTTGCAAAGATCCAATTTTTCAGAG GCGAGGCACAAATCACAAACGCCTTTGGTGCATCACGCCTCTATCTCAATCCAACAGAACCTGAAGTTTTGGAGTTGACAGAAAG ccTATCTGATGCTCATTTACAACTTGCTCCTATTGAGAAATCTATTGGAAAGAAGGATGGTAAACGCATAGCTTATGACTGGAATGATGCTGAGATCAGGTCCATTTCTGAAATCATAGACGGGAGTCAG GTGGAGATTTGTAAAATCATTTGCAGTATTGAAGAAATTGACACTGATTATGCATGGTTTTACATTGGCTGCAACCGTCACAGGAAACGTGTGAACAAGCTCCCAAATATTGATTATGAGAAGCTTACAAAACTTGACAAACCTATGTTTCGTTGTGAAGTCTGTAATGCTAATATCATTAATGTGGGACctaa GTTCAAGCTTCATCTGGTTGTCAAAGATGACACAGAGACATGTAATTTGATGTTACTAGGCTCAGTTGCACAGTCTATCATTGGCCATTCGCCTGAAGACCTATGGGATGGCTCCTATGCGGAA ATTGAAAATCCAGAGATACTACCAGAACCAATTCTTGGTCTGATTGGCAAGTCTTTCTGTTTTGGTGTCTCAGTATGCGCGGATAATACCACAAATGGATCAGATACCTTCATGGTATTAGAGCTTTGTTCTGGGGATAAAGTTCTAAGTATTGAGACCAATTCTATTGCAACTACTGACATTGGGACATCTTCATCTACCATGTCATCTGCTGGT GTGTTGATGTTGGACTCAATTTCAAGTGAAGATCCTAAAACTCCCTTTTCAAAACGCAAAGAAGAAGATGCTGATCTTCTTGACCATTCATCTACTTCCAAGAAACCGTGCACCAAGATGATCAAACAGGAAATGACAAAGACAGCTTAA
- the LOC108844220 gene encoding V-type proton ATPase subunit E1, whose translation MNDADVSSQIQQMVRFIRQEAEEKANEISVSAEEEFNIEKLQLVEAEKKKIRQDYEKKEKQADVRKKIDYSMQLNASRIKVLQAQDDIVNAMKDQAAKDLLNVSGDEDAYKQLLKDLIVQCLLRLKEPSVLLRCREEDLGLVESILDDAKEEYAGKANVHAPEVAVDTTIFLPPPPTSSDSHGLHCSGGVVLASRDGKIVCENTLDARLDVAFRMKLPVIRRSLFGQVAA comes from the exons ATGAACGATGCCGATGTGTCGAGTCAGATCCAGCAGATGGTGAGATTCATCCGCCAAGAGGCTGAGGAGAAGGCAAACGAGATCTCCGTCTCCGCTGAAGAA gAATTCAACATCGAGAAGCTGCAGTTAGTTGaggcggagaagaagaagatcaggCAAGACTatgagaagaaggagaagcaagcCGATGTTCGCAAGAAGAT TGATTACTCGATGCAGCTAAATGCGTCAAGGATCAAAGTTCTTCAGGCGCAGGACGATATTGTCAATGCTATGAAAGACCAAGCAGCAAAGGATCTTCTCAACGTCAGCGGCGATGAGGATGCCTACAAACAGCTTCTTAAGGATCTCATTGTCCAG TGTTTGCTAAGGTTGAAAGAACCTTCTGTGTTGTTGCGTTGCCGCGAAgaggatttgggtttagttgAATCTATCCTTGATGACGCTAAGGAGGAGTATGCTGGTAAAGCAAATGTTCATGCTCCAGAGGTTGCTGTGGACACAACCATCTTCCTTCCCCCTCCTCCTACTTCTAGTGATTCTCATGGTCTCCACTG CTCTGGAGGTGTTGTGTTGGCTTCTCGGGATGGGAAAATCGTGTGCGAGAACACACTCGATGCACGTCTTGATGTGGCATTCCGTATGAAACTTCCAGTG ATCCGCAGGTCGTTGTTCGGCCAAGTTGCTGCCTAA